GACAGAGTTTATAATTAGTAAGTTAAGGCTTTGTACTGGTCTAATTCTGAAaagggttttaaaatatactaacAAATACGAATAAAATACTTTAGTTACAAATGGTTATTCTAAGCTCACTAAAATCGCAAAAAGTTATTTGTTAATGCTGAAATATAAAAACGCGgataaaacttttattgataaaaatgttacatttaaaaataagaattccCAAATGGATTTGCAAACAGTTTTTAAAGGCTGGCACAGCAAATCTTAAGGAGATAATTTGAGAGTGTTGGAATTAAGCTAATAAAGGTATAAAAtaccaaataaataagttaaaatattacaacgCAGTGACTAGATACAAAAAAGTGTTTtcttacacaaaaaaaagacacAGCTTTGCGCTAGTTACGATTTTTTGTAAGCAAAGTCTTTACGATACTTATATCATTACCGAGGAAGTGTTAAAACCactataaataataacaaagaaTCTCTACTTTGAAACTATATGTACTTTTCTATAAATTTTCTTAGTGAACACAAGATAATGCTTGAGGCGTTTGCCGCCTCATTTCAAAAAAGTCGGATGAAAAATAATGTTGCTTAAGCTTAAAGACATATGTATGTCGTTAAATCTTTTGTGtaacttatttaaatcttaaaattaagCTCTATAAACTGtgaatttttgcaataaaaataagccATTGAAAAAAGTATCGTAAAATGGTTCATGTAGACTTTGGCTGATAACCGGTTGTCAaagtatttcatttatttttccaggTACAAGTTTCTTATCTTGGAGTTCAAGAACGTAGGTAATGAATCAGCACGAGTATTCTAATGTCTTAAGATCGGTAAAAAGGCGTGAAATCGCTATTTGCACAAATAAAGACGACGTCATAATTTTGGTGTTACTTCCCTTCCTCAAATTTTTCAGTTCTTCAGTTGCCGACGCCGTGTTAATCACaatgtaaattatattaaatgtgGTAGACTAGGCGCTCTTTTGGTATACCCAAAAGTTTCGATTAGCGATCGTGGTGACAACTGATAACAAACACCATACGGAAATCTAATCGACCGCCAGACAGTTCAGTGCGCCGTGATATTTCGAGAGAGTCGAACGTGAAAAGAACTTGCCGTAGGTACTTGTAAGCAGTTTCGGGGAACTGCAAACAGCTGTCGTAGCTGAGTCATAGGCCATGAATTTCGCCGGGTGCTTAGGTGTTTGTTTGGTCTTAGCCTTGGAATTGCCTTTGAAATTGACGGCCTCAGCGAATAGCAATGAAAACTGCCCTTTGGAGCGCCAAATGTGTTTGAGTAATGGCACCTACGATCACTGCTTTGGACTGGAAGTAAGGTATCCAGGAAAAACCAACCGGTCAACCGGCCTAGTTTATTGTGACTCGATGTTTTGCGAACCGGAGGAATTTCAGCATGACTACATCATCCGCAACCACGATCAAACACCCCACTTGAATAGCTGGAAACGGACTAAAATTGGCGAACGTGCCACTTTGCACGATGTTTGTTTGCTGAGGAATGGAATGCCGGTCACCAGGGCCTGCAAATTGCAGGATTTTCGTGCTCACTGGGAGTCCTTGGACGAATGGTATCGTGTGGTGTGTCTCAGGCGTTTTAGGGAGCACACAATCAGTGGTGATTTGAATAGACTGCATGATGACATCCTCGAGGGCAGGCGACGCACCAATGACACCCAAGGACGTCGCGAGATGTCCGGCTTGATGAGGAATATGTTTCGACAAAGGGATAGGACTTTGCTTCCCGTGGATGTCCATATGACGGGTCAGATGTTTGGCACCCTGATGCAACAGGACAAGGATGCAGCTGTCAGTGTTGATTTGGTCAGTGTCTGCAAGGAGATAATGTCCTGCGATAGACAGGTGCTCCGCTTGTCGGCCCAACTTAACGCCACGAACTCTCTTCTCAGCCAGTTTGAAAACTACATGGATGCCTTACCAGATCAAATGGTGCCCAAGGAAAGATGTGGCAAAGTAGTTCCCAAACCAAGCAGCGATGAAGCTGAAACGGCCACCACTGGCGTGGAAACATACAACTTTGCGGATATAGGAGTCCAGGCTTTAATTACCGGCAATATCAGCGTGTTCTTCGCCAATCCAGAGTGCGATAGCATAACTGGCATTGCCATATACTCAGCTCCTTCGTGGGATCGACGAACTTCCGCCAGTGGCTTCTGGTACCGCTTTCTTCGATCCTCCGATGTCTTGGCTAAAATAAAGCGGGATTCTGATTTAGAGACAGCTGCCTTTCTGCCGGATAATCTTTGGCGGGAGGTAAGAAGCAGAGGAGCTACATATCTCATTTTCAAAGTATACTCCCACGATGCCCTCTTTGTGGAATCCACACATCAACGCAATCGCAGGCCCCGCAGCAAGGTGATCTCCATTTCGTTACCAGGATTAGAAAGTAAGTACCAGTTTAcagtgtaataaaaaaaatattaaaaataaatatatgtttattgaACTCAAACTTGTATATAtcatatttaagttaaatattaaattataatattaattacagtgcatattaaattgcatgaaacattgcatttaaaatagtttttatttaacttaaatgaattttatttattttaaatatggtttTGAATTTAGTTTAGAGTTTCAGATATTATAAAAGTCAATTccaaaaaaagtcaaataaaacattttaaaaaaggttaatatttccatatttaaaatagcttaaaaCCGCAATGgatgatatttatttttacttttgcattttttagCAGTACACATTTTACATTTCTTGACCTTTGGCATAATAATAATGCTTTGTTTTACAGACAACTTTCTATCTTTGCCGTTGCCCTTTCTACTCCGCAATGAGAACCTTCGAGATCCCGATGCTAAGGCCCTTAGTTTGGGTAGTGGATGCGGTTATTGGAACTACGTGACCTGGCTGAGCGAAGGAGTCACTACGAGTAGCAGTTCAGATCTGCTGAAGGATCCCATCATCGAGTGTCATACGTACCACCTCACTCAGTTTGCATTTCTAGTGGGTGGCAGCTATCGGACCAACGACCTGGGCGAGGAGGTTCTGATCACACCTATAAACGAGAAAGTGCTAGACATTATCTCCATCGTGGGATGCAGTCTTTCGCTGCTGGGAATACTGGGAATTTTCCTCACAGCAGCTCTATTTAAGAGTTGGCGAAGTCAAGCCTCCACGAAGGTTCTACTCCACCTCTGCCTGGCCTTGTGTCTTCAGATGGTGCTCTTCGTGTTCCTCAACACAGATGATATATCCGAACAACTGGTGGTCAATGGGGACACAGTGCGTTGCGTGGCTCTGGGAGCTGCTATGCAGTACTCTATTCTGGTGCTCTTCAGTTGGATGCTGATTATCGCCTTTCTTCAGTTTCAGCGATATGTGACCGTAATTGGAATCGAAAGACCGCGTCACTACATCCTGAAGGCTGCCCTAGTGGCCTGGTCACTGCCTTTGGTTCCCACCCTGCTGGTGGCCCTTATAGATCCAGATTCTTACCTTCCTTCGGCTGCTCAACTCTCCACGGATACAGGGATCTGTTATCCATCCGGATATGGTCTGATCTTTGGAGTGGTCCTGCCTGTGACCCTGATCACTGTGTCCAACCTGGTGATCTTCGTATATGTATTCTACAGCATCTCGCATTCCCTGAGCCAGAGCATCCACAAGTCTGAAAAGAAAATGGTCGTGAAGCAGATCCGACTGTCCATACTGCTATTTTTTCTGCTGGGTATCACCTGGATCTTCGGAATATTCGCCTTCATGCAGGCAGGAGTGGCCTTCTCGTACCTCTTCTGCATCACGGCCACCATGCAAGGATTCGTGATGTTCGTCTACTTCGTCCTTCTGGATTCAGCGAACCGACGTGCGTGGGTGGGTCTGATCTGCCCCACCAAGATGAAAATGGACGTCCAAAAGCGCACCACCGAGCTCCAGTCTATGACCACCTCATCGACCAACTTCACGAGCAGATCGCACAATTAGTTACAGCAACTTCAATATGTCCAACGAACAAAAGGTCCATGAccagttaatttaaaaattaattcttataatTTGCCATTACTTATAAGTTTTAGATTTCACAACTAGATTTGTGAAAACATAATACACGAATACAAACGTAAACTTTAACGAagcattttattaaacattcaTGATTTTactaaactatttaaaaacttaatga
This genomic window from Drosophila gunungcola strain Sukarami chromosome 3R, Dgunungcola_SK_2, whole genome shotgun sequence contains:
- the LOC128266286 gene encoding adhesion G-protein coupled receptor G7; the encoded protein is MNFAGCLGVCLVLALELPLKLTASANSNENCPLERQMCLSNGTYDHCFGLEVRYPGKTNRSTGLVYCDSMFCEPEEFQHDYIIRNHDQTPHLNSWKRTKIGERATLHDVCLLRNGMPVTRACKLQDFRAHWESLDEWYRVVCLRRFREHTISGDLNRLHDDILEGRRRTNDTQGRREMSGLMRNMFRQRDRTLLPVDVHMTGQMFGTLMQQDKDAAVSVDLVSVCKEIMSCDRQVLRLSAQLNATNSLLSQFENYMDALPDQMVPKERCGKVVPKPSSDEAETATTGVETYNFADIGVQALITGNISVFFANPECDSITGIAIYSAPSWDRRTSASGFWYRFLRSSDVLAKIKRDSDLETAAFLPDNLWREVRSRGATYLIFKVYSHDALFVESTHQRNRRPRSKVISISLPGLENNFLSLPLPFLLRNENLRDPDAKALSLGSGCGYWNYVTWLSEGVTTSSSSDLLKDPIIECHTYHLTQFAFLVGGSYRTNDLGEEVLITPINEKVLDIISIVGCSLSLLGILGIFLTAALFKSWRSQASTKVLLHLCLALCLQMVLFVFLNTDDISEQLVVNGDTVRCVALGAAMQYSILVLFSWMLIIAFLQFQRYVTVIGIERPRHYILKAALVAWSLPLVPTLLVALIDPDSYLPSAAQLSTDTGICYPSGYGLIFGVVLPVTLITVSNLVIFVYVFYSISHSLSQSIHKSEKKMVVKQIRLSILLFFLLGITWIFGIFAFMQAGVAFSYLFCITATMQGFVMFVYFVLLDSANRRAWVGLICPTKMKMDVQKRTTELQSMTTSSTNFTSRSHN